A single region of the Bacteroides luhongzhouii genome encodes:
- a CDS encoding carboxypeptidase regulatory-like domain-containing protein → MNRINTKKRAAKLAIFLFFTFLSLTTVAQNKEKKITIQNKNISLKEAFAQIETQTGYSIAYEQSKLDIEKKQSLSLKNVAVDKAMIQLLKGTGYAYKIKGYHIIISLQDNKQRPANNDTQKLTQTIRGIVVDSKTNTPIEYASVCITEDPSRGGSTDERGNFRINNVPVGRYNIQATFMGYRSSIITEVSVTSSKEVFVEIPMDENVQDLAEVLVKPEIKKDRTVNPMTITGGRMISIEEASRFANGFDDPARLSSAFAGVAGDVGTNAVAIRGNAPQFTQWRLEGIEIPNPTHFADLSGLGGGFLSGLSTQVIGNSDFYNGAFPAEYSNALSGVFDMHLRNGNNQKYEHAFQVGLMGIDLASEGPINKKRGSSYLVNYRFSTTSLASGNDINLKYQDLAFKLNFPTRKAGTFSIWGLGLIDRNKAEALDRSEWETMGDRSSGSNKLDKLAGGLTHKYVINENTYIRSSLSATYSKDHSLVDLQTDDGTIVQVGDIQNSRWNFVFNSYLNKKFSSRHTNRTGITITELKYDLDYKVSPSFGLNQPMEQLSRGSGKSTVLSAYSSSVINLSNNLTTSLGVTGQYFTLNKNWSIEPRVALKWEINPAHSLAVAYGLHSHRERLDYYFVEQVINGKKESNRYLDFSKAHHFGFTYDWNINQSLHLKIEPYYQHLFHIPVEKNSSFSIINYEEFYLDRILTSTGTAKNYGIDITLEQYMKNGFYYMITGSLFKSKYRGGDRIWRNTRLDKSYLVNLLAGKEWMVGRLKQNVLSINGRLFFQGGGRYTPVDEEKSQEERDIVFDESKAYTKRFNPSINGDVSISFRINKKRVSHEFSLKILNVGMRTGMHFYEYNERTSVVEEKDGSGLIPNISYKIYF, encoded by the coding sequence ATGAATCGAATAAATACGAAGAAACGGGCAGCTAAGCTCGCCATTTTTTTATTTTTTACTTTTCTCTCTCTTACAACTGTTGCACAGAATAAAGAAAAAAAGATTACCATACAAAATAAAAATATCTCATTAAAAGAGGCTTTTGCACAAATAGAGACACAAACCGGATATAGCATCGCTTATGAACAATCGAAGCTGGATATCGAAAAGAAGCAATCTTTATCTCTCAAAAATGTAGCTGTCGACAAAGCTATGATCCAACTATTGAAAGGAACGGGATATGCATATAAAATAAAAGGATATCATATTATTATCTCTTTGCAGGATAACAAGCAAAGGCCCGCCAACAATGATACACAAAAGCTGACTCAAACCATAAGAGGAATCGTTGTTGATTCCAAAACCAATACACCGATAGAATATGCCTCCGTATGTATAACAGAAGATCCCTCACGGGGAGGTTCGACTGACGAACGGGGAAATTTCCGAATTAATAATGTCCCGGTAGGACGTTATAATATTCAGGCAACTTTCATGGGGTATCGCTCAAGTATCATCACCGAAGTATCTGTCACTTCATCCAAAGAAGTATTTGTAGAGATTCCCATGGATGAAAATGTGCAGGATTTGGCTGAAGTGCTTGTCAAACCGGAAATAAAAAAAGACCGGACTGTCAACCCGATGACCATCACAGGAGGACGTATGATTAGTATCGAAGAAGCGTCACGATTTGCCAATGGCTTTGACGATCCTGCACGGTTGAGTTCTGCATTTGCAGGAGTAGCGGGAGATGTTGGTACCAATGCGGTTGCCATTCGGGGAAACGCTCCACAATTTACCCAATGGAGACTGGAGGGAATTGAAATACCTAATCCTACCCATTTTGCCGATTTATCAGGCTTGGGGGGAGGATTCCTGTCTGGTTTGAGTACGCAAGTCATCGGCAACTCCGATTTCTACAACGGAGCTTTCCCCGCGGAATACAGCAATGCCTTATCAGGAGTTTTTGATATGCATCTGCGAAATGGTAATAATCAGAAGTACGAACACGCTTTTCAGGTTGGACTTATGGGGATAGATTTGGCTTCGGAAGGTCCTATCAATAAAAAGCGGGGAAGTTCCTACCTGGTTAATTACCGTTTTTCCACTACTTCACTGGCATCGGGCAATGACATTAACCTGAAATATCAGGATTTAGCCTTTAAACTGAATTTCCCCACACGTAAAGCCGGAACCTTCTCGATCTGGGGATTAGGATTGATCGACAGGAACAAGGCAGAGGCTTTGGATCGTTCCGAATGGGAAACAATGGGAGACCGATCGTCGGGATCTAACAAATTGGATAAACTGGCAGGCGGGTTAACTCATAAATATGTAATTAATGAAAATACCTATATCCGTTCTTCTCTATCTGCAACCTATTCTAAAGATCATTCACTAGTCGACTTACAGACTGACGATGGAACCATTGTCCAAGTGGGAGATATTCAAAACAGCAGATGGAATTTTGTGTTCAATTCTTATCTGAACAAGAAATTCAGTTCGAGGCACACCAATAGAACAGGGATTACCATTACGGAACTTAAATATGATCTTGATTATAAGGTCAGTCCTTCTTTTGGATTAAACCAACCCATGGAGCAGCTTTCGAGAGGTAGTGGAAAAAGTACAGTTCTTTCGGCGTATAGCAGTTCGGTAATCAATTTGAGCAATAACCTGACAACCAGTTTGGGAGTTACCGGACAATACTTTACTTTAAACAAGAACTGGTCGATAGAGCCGAGAGTCGCGCTCAAATGGGAAATAAATCCTGCACACTCTTTAGCAGTAGCTTACGGTTTGCATAGCCATAGGGAAAGGCTCGATTATTACTTTGTTGAACAGGTAATCAATGGTAAAAAGGAGTCAAACCGATACTTGGATTTTTCTAAAGCACATCATTTCGGATTTACTTATGACTGGAATATCAATCAGAGTCTGCATCTGAAAATAGAACCCTATTATCAACACCTGTTCCATATACCGGTGGAAAAGAATTCTTCTTTTTCGATTATTAATTACGAAGAATTCTATTTAGACCGGATCCTGACAAGCACCGGAACAGCGAAAAACTATGGAATAGATATAACATTGGAGCAGTACATGAAAAATGGTTTCTACTATATGATTACAGGTTCATTATTCAAGTCGAAGTATAGGGGAGGAGACCGTATCTGGCGAAATACAAGACTGGACAAAAGTTATTTAGTGAACTTGCTCGCCGGAAAAGAATGGATGGTCGGCAGGCTCAAACAAAATGTATTAAGTATAAACGGACGCCTGTTTTTTCAAGGAGGAGGACGCTATACTCCTGTGGATGAAGAAAAAAGCCAGGAAGAACGCGACATCGTTTTTGACGAAAGCAAGGCATATACCAAACGATTCAATCCTTCCATCAACGGTGATGTCTCTATCAGCTTCCGAATCAATAAGAAAAGAGTGTCTCATGAGTTCTCTCTAAAGATACTGAATGTAGGTATGCGCACCGGAATGCATTTCTATGAATACAATGAAAGAACAAGTGTAGTAGAAGAAAAAGACGGATCGGGATTGATCCCGAACATCAGCTACAAAATTTATTTCTAA